Proteins from one Desulfovibrio intestinalis genomic window:
- a CDS encoding NfeD family protein: MNAPLLWFIVGVAFFLAELMTPAMVLLFFGVGAWASALAALLGMDLAWQIITFICISLLTLFFLRRRLRAVFGGRARNVASESCNGHDEEHCAPHPLTGRQGILSKPLRPGEVGEVSIDGSFWRAVAHEKIAEGSPVRILGAEPDDALVLRVQPVVKS, translated from the coding sequence ATGAACGCGCCTCTTCTCTGGTTTATTGTGGGTGTGGCCTTTTTTCTGGCCGAGCTTATGACCCCGGCAATGGTGCTGCTCTTTTTCGGCGTGGGAGCCTGGGCTTCAGCTCTGGCCGCGTTGCTGGGCATGGACCTCGCATGGCAGATCATCACCTTCATCTGCATTTCCCTTCTTACGCTGTTTTTTCTGCGCCGCCGCTTGCGGGCGGTTTTCGGCGGCCGCGCCCGTAATGTGGCTTCTGAAAGCTGTAACGGGCACGATGAAGAGCATTGCGCCCCCCACCCGCTTACAGGCAGGCAGGGAATCCTCAGCAAGCCTCTTCGCCCCGGCGAAGTGGGTGAAGTCAGCATAGACGGCAGCTTTTGGCGCGCCGTTGCCCACGAAAAAATTGCAGAAGGCAGCCCGGTGCGCATTCTGGGGGCCGAACCTGACGACGCCCTTGTGTTGCGGGTGCAACCTGTGGTCAAATCCTGA